One segment of Macrotis lagotis isolate mMagLag1 chromosome 1, bilby.v1.9.chrom.fasta, whole genome shotgun sequence DNA contains the following:
- the THBD gene encoding thrombomodulin — MLPLLFPLLSVLSQAESGLPAGQGPQPAGSQCIEDDCYAVFWKPELFTGANQACQQLGGHLMTVRSSVAADVISLLAQGAPDVPPRDARLWIGLQLGQDCSHEREGQLRGFRWVTGDNSTSYSKWRYSGRGALCGHRCVAVSGDSASGSTELVWEEHSCDMAIEGFLCEYNYPGSCKPLTLEPSLSVNVFYSTPFGGRGADFQALPLDSRASVEPLGLDLVCKMVEETPRWVQESLGPWDCRVEKGGCWQGCSQAGGTPACFCSQGSLSKADLRSCQPEDVSCTHDHCQQHCQKSPDAPDGYTCLCSEGYYLAEDGHSCVDVDDCALNPNPCPQKCVNTQGAFKCQCHPGFELLDGECTEVLDPCFGIKCEHRCVPLEGGTYRCTCQEGFVPVPEQPDRCMLFCNSTECPAKCNPYNSEDCKCPEGYILDENQICSDIDECESGECPGGECVNLPGSFRCICGPKYTLSGTGQECILIDINLVSEDGSGESPSAELPGTPTTPPTEGPVHSVVLIGIAISILSIVTVLLATVCHLRKKQCAARAALDYKCAGPAKEEVLQQVRTESVPQKL; from the coding sequence ATGCTGCCTTTACTGTTCCCGCTCCTCTCCGTTCTGAGCCAGGCTGAGTCGGGGCTCCCGGCCGGGCAGGGGCCGCAGCCCGCCGGCAGCCAGTGCATCGAAGACGATTGCTATGCCGTCTTTTGGAAGCCAGAGCTGTTCACTGGGGCGAACCAGGCCTGCCAGCAGCTCGGGGGCCACTTGATGACGGTCCGCTCCTCCGTGGCCGCGGACGTCATCTCTCTGCTGGCTCAGGGAGCCCCCGACGTCCCACCCCGCGATGCCCGCCTCTGGATCGGGCTGCAGCTTGGGCAGGACTGCAGCCACGAGCGGGAGGGCCAGCTGCGTGGGTTCCGTTGGGTCACCGGGGACAACAGCACCAGCTATAGTAAGTGGAGGTACAGCGGCCGTGGCGCCCTCTGCGGCCACCGGTGTGTCGCGGTCTCGGGGGATTCTGCCTCGGGCTCCACGGAACTGGTCTGGGAGGAGCATTCCTGTGACATGGCCATCGAGGGCTTCCTCTGCGAGTATAACTACCCGGGTTCCTGCAAGCCCCTCACCCTGGAGCCCAGTCTCAGTGTCAACGTCTTCTACAGCACCCCTTTCGGGGGGAGGGGAGCTGACTTCCAGGCGTTGCCCCTCGACAGCCGCGCCTCGGTGGAGCCTCTAGGCTTGGACCTCGTTTGTAAGATGGTGGAGGAGACCCCGCGCTGGGTCCAGGAAAGCTTGGGCCCCTGGGACTGCCGGGTGGAGAAGGGCGGCTGCTGGCAGGGTTGCAGCCAGGCTGGCGGCACCCCCGCGTGCTTCTGCTCACAAGGGAGCCTTTCCAAGGCCGACCTGCGCTCCTGCCAGCCTGAGGACGTCTCGTGCACCCATGACCACTGTCAGCAGCACTGCCAGAAAAGCCCCGACGCCCCCGACGGCTACACCTGCCTCTGTTCCGAGGGATACTATCTGGCCGAAGACGGCCACAGCTGCGTAGACGTCGACGACTGCGCCCTGAATCCTAATCCTTGCCCGCAGAAGTGCGTGAACACGCAGGGCGCCTTCAAATGCCAGTGTCACCCGGGCTTCGAGCTCCTAGACGGGGAGTGTACCGAGGTCCTCGATCCCTGCTTCGGGATCAAGTGCGAGCACAGGTGTGTGCCCCTGGAGGGGGGCACCTACCGCTGTACCTGCCAAGAGGGCTTCGTGCCGGTTCCTGAGCAGCCCGACAGGTGTATGCTGTTCTGCAACAGCACCGAATGCCCGGCCAAATGCAACCCCTACAATTCAGAGGACTGCAAGTGTCCGGAGGGCTACATTTTAGATGAGAACCAGATATGCAGTGACATAGATGAATGCGAGTCGGGGGAGTGCCCAGGTGGGGAATGCGTCAACCTGCCGGGCAGCTTCCGATGCATCTGCGGGCCCAAGTACACGCTCAGCGGCACAGGCCAGGAGTGCATTTTAATAGACATCAACCTCGTTTCTGAAGATGGTTCTGGAGAGTCCCCATCCGCAGAGCTTCCAGGCACCCCCACGACCCCACCCACGGAAGGGCCAGTCCATTCGGTCGTACTCATTGGCATCGCCATCAGCATCCTATCCATTGTCACAGTGCTCCTTGCCACTGTCTGCCACCTGAGGAAAAAGCAGTGCGCAGCCCGGGCTGCTCTGGATTACAAATGCGCAGGCCCCGCCAAGGAAGAGGTCTTGCAGCAGGTGCGCACGGAGTCGGTCCCTCAGAAACTATAA